The Carassius gibelio isolate Cgi1373 ecotype wild population from Czech Republic chromosome B22, carGib1.2-hapl.c, whole genome shotgun sequence genome window below encodes:
- the LOC127987086 gene encoding SLAM family member 9-like, translating into MIHTFVLFWLCFCHLFGVFGETVLVMEGDTVTLNTDLTEIPAHDDILWKYGAEKSLIAEINKAVGVFYTFDVPDGRFRDRLKLDRQTGSLTITNITTQHAGEYQLELRGAKLSSQTYHVSVYAHLPVPVISRNSSNCSSSSSSSSSSEQNCSLVCSVVNMSHVTLSWYKGNSLLSSISVSDLSISLSLPLEVEYQEKNSYSCVINNPITNQTTHLDISKLCSNQTQHLDISQHCHTCAASKTVLISSSAAAAGSLLIVAAVGIFCICRKCRQTDKEVETNEDEVTYIEPTFYKRKPQKLYVKEDDHVEYAPINRGDDQTRIRPAL; encoded by the exons ATGAttcacacatttgttttgttctgGTTGTGCTTCTGTCATCTGTTTG gtgtgtttggtgagaCAGTGTTAGTGATGGAGGGAGATACTGTCACTCTAAacactgatcttactgaaataccTGCACATGATGACATACTGTGGAAATATGGAGCTGAAAAATCTCTGATAGCTGAAATCAATAAAGCTGTTGGAGTCTTCTACACATTTGATGTTcctgacgggagattcagagacagactgaagctggacagacagactggatctctgaccatcacaaacatcacaactcaacacgcTGGAGAATATCAACTAGAGCTGCGTGGAGCAAAACTATCATCACAAACATATCatgtttctgtctatg ctcatctgcctgttcctgtcatcagcagaaactcttctaactgttcatcatcatcatcttcatcatcttcatcagagcagaattgttcactggtgtgttcagtggtgaatatgagtcatgtgactctctcctggtacaaaggaaacagtttattgtccagcatcagtgtgtctgatctcagcatcagtctctctctacctctggaggtggaatatcaggagaaaaacagctacagctgtgtgatcaacaatcccatcacaaaccagaccacacatctggacatcagcaaactctgcagcaaccagactcaacatctggacatcagtCAGCACTGTCACACATGTGCAG CATCTAAAACAGTGCTGATCtcttcttctgctgctgctgctggatctCTGCTGATTGTTGCTGCAGTCGGGATCTTTTGTATTTGCAGGAAATGTAGACAAACAGACAAAGAAG TTGAGACTAATGAAGATGAGGTGACTTACATTGAGCCTACATTCTACAAAAGAAAGCCACAGAAACTG TATGTTAAAGAGGATGATCATGTGGAATATGCACCTATCAACAGAGGAGATGATCAGACACGTATCAGACCCGCTTTGTGA